A region of the Denticeps clupeoides chromosome 12, fDenClu1.1, whole genome shotgun sequence genome:
AATCTCTCACTCTCCGATCATCACGCTCTTCCTTGTTCAGCCTGCCGGAGCCCCCCGGCCACGTTTTTGCGCGCAGTCctctgctgtctctctcttcaCCTGAGTCCATCCTGGTGTCTCCTCTGCAGCAGACAGTGTCTGTGTAGCCCAGTGTCTCCTCGTTCGCTCTCTCCAGGAGAGCTTTGCATTTAGCTGGTTACGGGACAAGCGGTGACAGGAAGCACACTGAAGCTGAACAACCATGTTTCTGGTCCTGGTGGTGACTGCGGAGCTGAAGGAATTCATGGCCAAGGCGAGGAGCGGCGGTGTCCGACTCATCCAGGTGCTGATCCGGGACGGTGAGTGATCAACAGGCTCCTGGGACCTCAGGAAGGGATGGGGGCTGACAGGCCTCAATGGCTGGTAACACCGTGAAAGACATCAGGAAATCTGCATTAAACTGTAATTACACTGTGAAAGTATGATGTACATATGATGTACATATCCTATTTCAATGGATAAATAGCAAATAAGTTTTTAATTTAGCCTTTTCAGAAGGTTTATCAAAATCTGGAACTGGACATTAGTTATGGCAACTTAACATGTCAGCATGAAATTTgctttaaaatgtgctttagtAAATGAGTCATTAGCAATTTGAGTCCTGCTGGTATCTTTATTGAACATCAGATGTTTTATTGTCATGTAGGACATACAAAAGCCACGTGACGTTTGAATGGTTCTGCACATAAACAGATTTCCTAACCTGCCGTCCATTGTGAAACAGCTGGTGTTTCTTCATCATATGACTCACAAGTCTGTTGGTACATCATGGTGGCATGAGTGTGggttcatttgtgtgtttgtgcagtgcTTGATGTCGACTGAAATGTGATGCTTCCATCGGGTGACATGACCCCATTACAGAGTAAATTCAGGCATTAGGCTCGTCATCCCGCCTGGAGGGTTGACCTCATACCGGCTCAGCACGAGCCCAGCTCTCCATACTACCCCACCGCTCAAAACACAATGTGTTCACCATGGAACGTTTCATTAGAGGTCTGGTACTAATCGCATACCCCTTCATTTTCCAAAGATATTAAACGACATGAAACAAATCCACGTTATTACATTTCAGGTAAACCTGTAGGCCCTTGTCTTTCTCAGCGTCTTTCAAGGCAACACGCCATTTTATTGGCCAAAGTTGTCTCAACTATGTTTGGCTGATGTACTTTTCTTAGACTCTCACTTGGAAGTGTTTCCAGACAGTTTCTCAAACCATCTCTTACTTGTCTGGAGCTGTCTGGACTTATTTGGAAGGGGTAGCAAGTGTCACTGACTGTAGCACTTTGATTGGCTGGACACGATGTCACATGCTTGTCTGTAGTCTGATTGGTCGTCACCGGACATGACCGCAGGTCTGTAGTCAGGCATCCTGAGCGGCAGACTGTTCTTTGTAAACAATGACGCGGGTCGGGTTTCCGAGCATGACGCAGTGGTATCAGTTCCCAGAGATCCCAGAATTCCAAGCTGAGGGGCGTAATTGAGAAAATTTGCACTTCGTGTAtcgtttttgtttgtgtatgtgtgtgtgttttgtgacgGAGCGCGTGAGAATGACTGATGGAAACTATGTGTCTGTGCTGATAGCTGGAATGTTCTGGAAGCTCAGAATAGCAACTGCTGCAAAAGATGTTGAAGaaccccccctccaagggcatTAGGacttgcgtgtgtgtttgtgtgtttgatgggCAGTCGTTTGGACACCGTGAGTTTCTTCAAAGTCATAGCTGCcacctttaaaaataaatgaccttGTCCTTTCTTCTGCAAAATCAGAGTTCCTGTCGTCCCTCCAGCTCTCACTGGTGCTACGGCTTGGGACAGGGTTATTCAGGGTCACTTCATTAGCGCATGATCGCATATCCTCACGCTTGTGATACTGTCCAGGCCTACCGTGACCCTTAACCCCAAGCGGTATTGATGTTGTTCCTGGAGGGACATCAGATCCTCGTCAGATTCGTCCATCAAACGCGAGAGCGGCATGTGAGCACAGTAGACCCCAGTCtagcacaaacagcagctccAGATGTCTGGAGTGAACATCAGGCCTGACGTGTGTTGTATGAAGACGTCCATTCGCACGCCTGTTCATAGCAGGCTTAAgatatatgtttacatttacaattatggcatttatcagatgacatttatccagagcgacttacaatcagtagttacagggacagtccccccctggagtaacttagggttaagtgtcttgctcagggacacaatggtagtaagtgggatttgaacctgggtcttctggttcataggcaaagtgtgttacccgctaggctactaccaccctgtatgtAAACAGTATGGTTATTTCGAGACTAAGATTTCATTTCTGAGCGGTAGACAGAcagcagaagtaaaaaagtagGAGATAATTGACATCTATAGATGGGACAGGACAGAGGGATGTTCTGATGAATAGTTAATGGGTGCTCAGTCACAGACAGGGATGTTATTTAAGCTGAGCGTTGAcagagagatggggagagaaaGACGAGGAGGATGCAGGGCAAAGGATTAAGAGGTGAAAGATGAGCGATTTTAACGACACACTAATAAAAGAGCGTAGGAACATAATTGTTTTTtgcacgtgcgtgtgtgtgtgtgtgtgtgtgtgtgtgtgtgtgtgtgtgtgtggaatgatcTCTGCAGTGTAGAGAAGGGATTTGAGTCGCTAAGGGTCACACGGTGGCGGGTGGTTTGTCAGGTTTCCTCTTGCCGCATGCACATTAGGTtaattggtgactctgaattgtcagtaggtgtgtgtgtgtgtgtgtgtgtgtgtgtgtgtgtgtgtgccttgcaGTGACCCCCAGTCTCCGTTCGCTTATCTCTTGGATCCACTAGCATGAGTGGAAGTGGATAGATGTGTAAGATAGTAATAATTTCATGATAGATGCCCATGACGTGACAAATGTGACAGATCTGAACTTGAGAAAACTGGAGGGGAAAAATGCATCTTCATCCCTGTGGGTTCTGGTAAGAATCACCACAATGCAGGTGAGCTTCTGAATGTGGATGGGGTTTTGTTTTTGGGTGTGAGGAGACCCTGGTCTGTGATTTTCCTGCACTATATGGCTGTGTGACATGAGATGTCCTGTGATCTTCAGAGCAGCTGGTGCTGGGGGCGTACAGAGAATCGTCCCAGACCTGGGACCGGGACTATGACCATTacctgctgccgctgctgaacGACCAAGAGCCCTGCTACATCATGTACCGCCTCGACTCCCAGAGCGCCCAGGGCTTTGAATGGATCTTCATCTCATGGTCGCCAGATCAATCTGCGGTAGGTGTGACCCATTATGCTGGATCAATTGTGTAATAATCAATTTTCAATTAGGTCGAATCTCTACCAGTAAATCCTAACACATAGCTTCTAAAACCAGAGGTTTGTGTAAAAATTGTCAGGTATACCAAAGCatgagtgaaaaaaaatcttttatatattttctttttttggtctttcATGCAGGTCAGGCTAAAGATGCTTTATGCTGCCACTCGTGCTACAGTAAAGAAGGAGTTTGGAGGTGGACACATTAAGGATGAAATATTTGGCACCGTGCTGGTACAGATATTTGAAAGCTAATTTCTGTAATGCACTTCTTAATGCTTTTTAATGGCTCTGTGAATGTCCCGGTTCTTGTGGACTTTGCTGACCTTGGGTTCTCGCAGGAGGACATCAGCCTGCAAGGCTACCAGAGATATGTGTCTTCCTGCTCTGGTCCTGCTCCCCTCACGGCTGCAGAACAGGAGCTGCAGCGGATTAAAATCACAGAGGTCAGACAGGGACCACTCCCCACcccagtcattcattcattcattcattcagccagtgtgtgtgtgtgtgtgtgtgtgtgtgtgtgtgtgtgtgaacatttcTCACCACTGACATTTTTCGCCCTGCCTTCCCAGGGAAAAGTAAAGCAGGTACGTTAACTGGCCGCACCTTCGATCTCACGCAAGCTCCTGCGTTCAGCTAGATGCCAGAAACTGAGCCTGCTGCATAAGAGcttgtgtttttgctgaaaatacatgGACACGCTTTACCTCAGCATCAAATGTCATGGGATTTGTTATCATCTGGTTCAGACAGAATATAGCAGAAGTGAACGAGACAAAACAaaatatgcttttaaaatatccCAGTTTTCCGATTCTAGGTGACTCTGTAACACACTGCATGCGTGTCCATGTGTAGAAGTTGATAGGACCCTTTGCCTGTCCCATGCTTACATCTCTGTTAGGACACTTTTACTTAGAATGATCAGAcaatataaatgcaaaacaataaaatgtataatacaaTGGAAACATGGCAGGTTGTAATTGTTTATTTCACCAGCCTAATAATCTATGGTtgaaattcaattcaaattcaaggCACCATtccagggagtgcagaattattaggcaagttgtatttttgaggaataactttattattgaacaaccaccatgttctcaattaacccaaaaaaaaaaaaatcaaagctgaatgtttttggaagtagtttttagtttgtttttatttttagctattttagggggatatctgtgtgtgcaggtgactattactgtgcataattattaggcaacttaacaaaaaactaatttatacccatttcaattatttatttttaccagtgaaaccaatataacatctccacattcacaaatatacatttctgacattcaaaaacaaatcagcgaccaatatagccatctttctttgcaaggacactcaaaagactgccatccatggattctgtcagtgttttgatctgttcaccatcaacattgcgtgcagcagcaaccacagcctcccagacactgttcagagaggtgtaatgttttccctccttgtaaatctcacatttgatgatgaacaaggaggccatgtcattcgtttttcttcttttataccctttcttgccagccacgctgtggagtacttggacgcgtgtgatggagcattgtcctgcatgaaaatcatgtttttcttgaaggatgcagacttcttcctgtaccactgcttgaaggtgccttccagaaactggcagtaggactgggagttgagcttgactccatcctcaacccgaaaaggccccacaagctcatctttgatgataccagcccaaaccagtactccacctccaccttgctggcgtctgagtcggactggagctctctggcctttaccaatccagccacaggcccatccatctggcccatcaagactcactctcatttcatcagtccataaaaccttagaaaaatcagagatatttcttggcccagtcttgacgtttcagcttgtgtgtgttcagtggtggtcgtctttcagcctttcttaccttggccatgtctctgagtattgcacaccttgtgcttttgggcactccagtgatgttgcagctctgaaatatggccaaactggtggcaagtggcatcttggcagctgcacgcttgacttttctcagttcatgggcagttattttgcgccttggtttttccacacgcttcttgcgaccctgttgactattttgaatgaaatgcttgattgtttgatgatcacgcttcagaagctttgcaattttaagagtgctgcatcactctgcaagatatctcactattttttacttttctgagcctgtcaagtccttcttttgacccattttgccaaaggaaagaaagttgcctaataattatgcacacctgatatagggtgttgatgtcattagaccacaccccttctcattacagagatgcacatcacctaatatgcttaattggtagtaggctttcgagcctatacagcttggagtaagacaacatgcatgaagaggatgatgtggacaaaatactcatttgccaaataattctgcactccctgtatttaaaacatcaagttagagtgtatgtatgtgtgtgtgtgtgtgtgtggacaaatGTGTCTTTGTAGTCTCCATTCTCAGAATGCATAAActgaatgtgcatgtgtgtacatacaCATCTGTGTTTCCTCAGCTCTTTGTGTACACATGTTTTTTAAACTGAGTGTGACCTTTCTGCTGCATGCATGTCCCCACCTGCTGATGTGTGCATGTCCCCGGTTCACACTTTGCATTGGTCCCCTGCTGCAGGTGAAGGCTGAGATGAGTGTGGAGAGTAAACCTCAGTCAGTGCAGGGCCTAGCCTTCCCTCTGCAGCAGGCAGCCAAGCGAGCCCTGCAGCAGCTCTCAGAGAGACACATCAACTACATACAGCTGGTGAGAC
Encoded here:
- the twf2 gene encoding twinfilin-2 isoform X2; translated protein: MFLVLVVTAELKEFMAKARSGGVRLIQVLIRDEQLVLGAYRESSQTWDRDYDHYLLPLLNDQEPCYIMYRLDSQSAQGFEWIFISWSPDQSAVRLKMLYAATRATVKKEFGGGHIKDEIFGTVLEDISLQGYQRYVSSCSGPAPLTAAEQELQRIKITEVKAEMSVESKPQSVQGLAFPLQQAAKRALQQLSERHINYIQLRLDTEKETIELVHTNATETRDLPRRIPTDTPRYHFFLFKHSYKGDYIESVVFIYSMPGYSCSIKERMLYSSCKSRLLEEVERDYHLEVAKKMEIDSGDELTEEFLYEEVHPKQHAHKQAFAKPRGPAGKRGNKRLIRGGGGENGENS
- the twf2 gene encoding twinfilin-2 isoform X1, with amino-acid sequence MFLVLVVTAELKEFMAKARSGGVRLIQVLIRDEQLVLGAYRESSQTWDRDYDHYLLPLLNDQEPCYIMYRLDSQSAQGFEWIFISWSPDQSAVRLKMLYAATRATVKKEFGGGHIKDEIFGTVLEDISLQGYQRYVSSCSGPAPLTAAEQELQRIKITEGKVKQVKAEMSVESKPQSVQGLAFPLQQAAKRALQQLSERHINYIQLRLDTEKETIELVHTNATETRDLPRRIPTDTPRYHFFLFKHSYKGDYIESVVFIYSMPGYSCSIKERMLYSSCKSRLLEEVERDYHLEVAKKMEIDSGDELTEEFLYEEVHPKQHAHKQAFAKPRGPAGKRGNKRLIRGGGGENGENS